The Staphylococcus haemolyticus region AATCAATATCCATGGATAGGTATATAGCAATAATTTTAAAAAGTATAATTTCAATTCTTATCATTTAAATGAATCAAAAGATATTAATTCAATATAGTTATAGCTCAATGCGTCAATTTGGGAGCAAGACATGGCATTCATCAAGAATACAGTCTTGGTCCCTTATTTTTTAGTATAGAAATTTGACGACATAAGTATTGTCATTTAGTATTTTAATAGTTGCAAATTAGAAATGGAGGGTTATGCATTGTCTTATAAGAATGAGGCGTACTTTAAAGATGTACTGATTAATGAAGTGTTTTATGTTGCTAACAAAAATAAAAAGCTAGTCAGACTAAATAGTAATAACCAAGATTATGTTGGCGTTTGGACTCAAGAAGGACAAGCGGAAGACTATTTAAAACATGCGTCAATCGATTATGACCGTGTGCTAAAAATTGATATTGATACATTCGTTACATATGAATTGGATGACTTATTTGATGAGGATGATCAAGTTATCATTAATCAAACATCACAAGAAACTGGTCAAATTGTAAAAGTCGTAAAAATGACTGATGAATTAATGTCAGAGTTGGATAAAATTCGTATTAAAGAGTTTGTAAAAGATGTTGCCAAAGAAGACCAAGTATTTGGTTTATCAAAACATGATGAAAATCATTTTATATTGATTAGTGATGATAGTGAAGAAAAACCTCAAATCATGCCGGTTTGGAGCTTGAAAAATAGAGCACTCAAAGTTCGTGATGAAGATTTTGAGGAATGTGAATTAATTGAAATTGAAGGTAGTGTATTTAGCGAATGGTTAGATAAGTTACGTGATAATGACCAAGTTGTCGCAATTGATTTGAAACCTGGTGTGGTAGGAACAGTCATTTCTGCACAAAAATTATCAAATGAATTAACTTTTTAATTTGAAGCACGTAACATTTAGTGAAATTTTGTCTTTATATATACATTATTAAATAGTCGATGTTAAATCTGTCGATGCAGTTGAGATTTAGATGAATTGTTAAACCCTTAATCACATCTTTTGGTGATTAAGGGTTTTTTATAAATATTAAAAGTATTTAATTTAAATAAATTGCGCCAAGTGCTCCTGAAAAAGCACCATTCTCAATGTAATATGGTTTGAAACCACGTAATACCGTATAATCTTCAATTACTTCACGTAAAAGTGGATTATTGTTGAAAGAAGACCCGATATATACAACATTCTCAGTTTTATTTTCACGAGCAACGGTTATGGCCATAGTAGTTATTACTTCACCAACGACTCCAACCACTGATGCTAATTTATTAGCTGGTGAAAAATCTACGTCTAAATTATGTAAGACGTTTCCAAAGTTAGCAGCTGTTAATTCACCTGGAATAGGTGGTTCGGTATCTTTGTAAATATGCTTAACTTTAAGATCAATCGTATCTCTATCTCCAGATTGAGCTAGATTTGTAAGTGCTTCATAATCTGTAATTTGTGATAATAAGTATCCCAGTCCTTGAATCATACCTCCACCAGTACCCACACCGCCTACACGACGTTGTTGTTTGCCATCGAAATAATGTAACGAAGTGCCTGTACCGACATTAGCGAATATATATTCGTCAATATGATGACCTTGCTCTTTAAGAAGCATACCCAAACCTTTAGATGATGCATCGAATTCAACAAATATAGTTGCATCCACATTTAAATTTTCAGCAATAACACCTGCATTTCCGCCAGTAAGACTGATTGATTCAAAAGTGTTTGCGTTTAACCATGCAATTACCTCTGAAATGTTTGTAGTAAGTTTTGTTTCATACGAACGTCCTTGTTGAGATTCTTGGACGATTTTTATTAGCGTACCACCGGCATCTATACCGACTTTCATTCTAGTTCACCTCGTGATTTTATATGTCATATTTATAGTAAAGCAAATTAGCTAAATTTCAATAGATTATTTTTAAATTGTAAAAATTTAAAACAATTGTAGCTAATTAAAGTAGATTTTATTTTGATAAGTGTAAAAAAACAATTATAATAAAATTGATTAATTAAAAGAGGCATAGGGGTTAGTGGTTATGACTATAAAAAAGCAATTTGAAAATATAACGATTCAAGAATTTGAAGAAAAGTATAGACAGGATGTAGTTAACTTTGAATTAAGTGAGAGACAACAAATATACTCATCCTTGCCGAAATCAGTATTAGACGATGCACTTACAGATGAGAATAGAGTGGCTAACATTGCTATTAATGAGTATGGTGATGTTGTTGGTTTCTTTGTATTACATCAATATTATCAACATGAAGGGTATGATACACCTGAAAATGTCGTATATGTAAGATCATTATCAATAAATGAGAAGTTTCAAGGAAATGGGTATGGAACTACGATGATGATGTATTTACCTCAATATGTACAAGATTTATTCCCTGATTTCAATCACTTGTATCTGGTTGTCGATGCTGAAAATAAAGGTGCTTGGAATGTGTATGAACGTGCTGGTTTTATGCACACTGCTACTAAAGAAGAAGGTCCTATTGGTAAAGAACGCTTATATTATTTGGACTTAGATTCAAAACATGTGTCTTCACTACGATTAACGGAAAATGAAGCATCAAGTATTTCATCTTATAGTGTTGTTGATTTACTTAAAGATAACCAAAAAGTAGGTTTTATAGCACTTGAAAAAACGGATAATCGAATTAATATTGTTGCTATTGAAGTGTATAAAGAACAACGAAAAGAAGGTATCGCTGAAAGTGCATTAAGACAAATTCCTACATATGTACGAAAGCATTTCAAGCAAGCTAAAACGATTATGATTACGTTATTTGGTGAAAACAATGAATTAAAATCATTATGTGTAAATAGTGGTTTTGTAGAAATTGACCAGTCAGATGATTTAATTATTTTCGAGAAATATGTAAATTACTAAGATAATCGTAATTGCGAAATCGTGTATTGTCATTTATAATTTATTTTTGTTACTATTAATTAATGAAATCCAACGATATAATTAAAAAATTCTTCGAAAGGAAGATTAGCTATAATGAAAATCCAAGATTATACTAAAGAAATGGTTGATGAAAAGTCATTTATCGATATGGCTTATACGTTATTAAATGATAAAGGTGCAACGATGAATTTATACGATATCATCGATGAATTCAAAGATTTAGGTGGTTATGAATTTGAAGAGATTGAAAATCGTGTAGTTCAGTTCTATACAGACTTAAATACAGATGGACGTTTTTTAAACGTTGGTGAAAATCAATGGGGATTACGTGATTGGTATTCTGTAGACGATATTGAAGAAAAAATCGCACCTACAATTCAAAAATTCGATATTCTTGATGATGAAGATGAAGAAGATAAAAATCTTAAATTATTGGGTGATGACGAAATGGATGATGACGATGACATTCCAGCCCAAACGGATGATCAAGAAACTTTAGACGACCCTGAAGATGAACAAGTAGAAGACGAGATTAGTGAATCAGATTTAGTAATTGAAGATGACGAAGATGATGAACTCGATGAAGAAGACGAGGACGAATTCGAAGACTAAGAAGATTTTAAAACTAAATTTTAGTTTTAATTGACTTTTACTTAAAAAATGATAGAATTTTATTCGGGCTCCTTTAAATAGGACACGTGTATAAATCATATACGCTCCCCTTACAGATATGTGAGAGGGAGCGATTTTTTTATTTTTCAAAAGTGATTATTTAAAATTAATAAATAGGTAAGGAAGCATCCCTTTATAAATTAGGAGGTCAGGAAATGACAAAATTTATTTTTGTAACGGGCGGAGTAGTATCATCATTAGGAAAAGGTATCACAGCCGCTTCTCTAGGTAGATTGTTAAAAGATAGAGGCTTAAAAGTAACAATTCAAAAATTTGATCCATATTTAAATGTTGACCCAGGAACTATGAGTCCGTATCAACATGGAGAAGTATTTGTTACAGATGATGGTGCTGAAACTGACTTAGATTTAGGACACTATGAGCGTTTTATTGATATTAATTTAAATAAATATTCAAATGTTACAGCTGGGAAAGTTTATTCACATGTACTCAAGAAAGAACGTCGTGGTGATTATTTAGGTGGAACAGTTCAAGTTATTCCACATATTACTAATGAAATTAAAGAACGTTTATTACTTGCTGGTGAGAGTACAAACGCAGATGTAGTTATTACTGAAATCGGTGGTACAACTGGTGACATTGAATCACTTCCATTTATCGAAGCAATTAGACAGATTAGAAGTGATTTAGGTCGTGAAAACGTAATGTATGTACATTGTACATTGCTTCCATACATTAAAGCTGCTGGTGAAATGAAAACAAAACCAACACAACACAGTGTTAAGGAACTACGTGGTTTAGGTATTCAGCCAGATTTAATTGTAGTGCGTACAGAATATGAAATGACACAAGATTTAAAAGATAAAATTGCATTATTCTGTGATATTAATAAAGAGAGCGTTATAGAATGTAGAGACGCATCATCTTTATATGAAATTCCATTACAATTAAGTGCACAGGATATGGATGATATTGTTATCAAGCGATTAGATTTAGATGCTAAATATGAAACTCAATTAGATGAATGGCAATATTTACTAGATACTGTTAATTCACTTGATGGTACAATCACGATTGGATTAGTAGGTAAATATGTTAGCTTACAAGATGCATACTTATCTGTTGTAGAGTCATTGAAACATGCTGGCTACCCATTGAAGAAAGACGTTGTAGTTAAGTGGATTGATTCTGGCGAAGTTAATGATAATAATGTTGAAGACTATTTAAAAGATGTAGATGGCATTCTCGTGCCAGGTGGTTTTGGATTTAGAGCAAGCGAGGGTAAAATTGCTGCAATTAAATACGCTCGTGAAAATAATGTTCCATACTTTGGTATTTGCTTAGGTATGCAATTAGCGACTGTTGAGTTTGCACGCAATGTACTAGGTTTAGAGGGAGCACACTCAGCAGAACTTAATCCTAGCACACCTTATCCAATTATTGATTTATTGCCTGAGCAAAAGGATATTGAAGATTTAGGTGGCACGTTACGTTTAGGATTATATCCATGTAAAATCAAAGAAAACACATTAGCACATCAAATTTATGACGCAGTTAATATTGAGGAAAGACACCGTCATAGATATGAATTTAATAATGAATTTAGAGAACAATTAGAAGCTAATGGTATGGTGTTTTCTGGTACTAGTCCAGATGGACGATTAGTAGAAATGGTAGAAATTCCAGAGAATGACTTCTATATCGCATGTCAGTTCCATCCTGAATTCTTATCAAGACCTAATAGACCTCAGCCTATTTTTAAATCGTTTGTAGAAGCGGCCTATAAACATCAAAATAAATAATATAATAAATCAACCCTTACGTACTGAAATGGTGACGTAAGGGTTGATTTTATAATGAATATTGATATATGACATTACAACTCTAAATCTCGTGTCATTTCAATCATTTGAGTGTAAATTTCATAGTATATGTAATTAAAAGATATCGTATGAGGTTGAACCACTTTATCATAATCTTCAGTGTAAACGATTGGTCTAGGGGTAGCTAGATTGATGAAATGTATAAAGTGTTTTGGTATTTCTGAATCTTTGGGTCGATTACAAATTAAGACAACATCAATATCATTATCTACTAATGTTTGTACATCTTTAGCTACTTCTTCAGTGTAATATGGTGAAAAGAGTAACACGCGATCTGTTGAATCTATATCATCAAATGTTGTGAGCGTGGATAATAATTTACTAGATTTAAGGTGCTCTTCACTTTCTATAACAAAAGGCTCGAAAAATTTCAAATCGCCATAGCCTTTAATGTATACATAACCTTCGCCACCGATTGCTTGTATTAGACATTGAGCAGCCATTTGAATATCTAAAGCTTGATCTTCTAACCGATTAAATATACCCGTTAATTGAGTTTGTAATATTTTAGACATGTTGTTCCTCCGTTTCATATGTATTGTAAATAAACTCAAACTTATGTGCAATGAAACCGTTCATATATTGAAATATTAATAATTTAGTATTTAATAGTAAAAGTTTATTTTAAATCAAGCATGCATTCACATGCAATTCAAAAAAATATCTGATATAATGATTTTAAAAATTGTGCAGTTGCACACAAGGAGGAACTTTCATGCCATTAGTTTCAATGAAAGAAATGTTAATCGATGCGAAAGAAAATGGTTATGCGGTTGGTCAATACAACTTAAATAACTTAGAATTTACTCAAGCTATTTTAGAAGCTTCACAAGAAGAGAACGCGCCAGTTATCTTAGGTGTTTCAGAAGGTGCTGCACGTTATATGAGTGGTTTCTATACAGTAGTTAAAATGGTTGAAGGTTTAATTCATGACTTAAACATTACTGTACCTGTAGCTATTCACTTAGACCATGGTTCAAGCTTTGAAAAATGTAAAGAAGCGATTGATGCTGGATTCACTTCAGTAATGATTGATGCTTCTCATAGTCCTTTTGAAGAAAATATCGAAATCACTTCAAAAGTTGTAGAGTATGCTCATCAACATGGTGTATCAGTAGAAGCTGAATTAGGAACAGTTGGCGGACAAGAAGATGATGTTGTAGGTGGCATTATTTATGCTGACCCTAAAGAATGCCAAGAATTAGTTGAAAGAACTGGCATTGATACTTTAGCTCCAGCATTAGGTTCAGTTCACGGGCCATATAAAGGTGAACCTAAATTAGGATTTAAAGAAATGGAAGAAATTGGTGCATCAACTGGTTTACCATTAGTTTTACATGGTGGTACTGGTATCCCAACTAAAGACATTCAAAAAGCAATCCCTTATGGTACTGCTAAAATTAATGTTAATACTGAAAACCAAATTGCTTCAGCTAAAGCAGTAAGAGAAGTATTAAATAATGATCAAGATGTATATGATCCACGTAAATATTTAGGACCTGCTCGTGAAGCGATTAAAGAAACAGTTAAAGGTAAAATTAGAGAATTTGGTACATCTAATCGTGCTAAATAAATAATGTAATTGAAGATGTTTTGAACTAGGAGTGAAACGTTAAGTCGTTTCACTCTTTTTCTTTATAATTTGAGTATTCATATTTAAATATTTTTCAAAAATGATTTATAATATTTGTATATATAATTCTCGAATTAGTTTTATAAAGTTTGAATCGATAATTTTAATAATTGCAATTATCATTAATTCGTAATAATTTATGTTTTACAAATAAAGAATATGTATTTTATAATGCTACTAATGTATTATTTTAAATAAATGAGAAACAAAGGAGATAAACTTATGACTCAAGAGGTAATAAAAATTCGCGGTGGTCAAACACTAAAGGGAGACGTTACGATAAGTGGTGCCAAAAATAGTGCGGTAGCAATTATCCCAGCAACATTATTAGCTCAAGGCCAAGTTAAATTAGATGGCTTACCACAAATTTCCGATGTAGAGACGCTAGTTAGTTTATTGGAAGATTTAAATATTAAAGCCCATTTAAATGGAAAAACTTTAGAAGTAGATACTTCAGAAATTGAAAATGCACCACTGCCTAACAACAAAGTTGAATCTCTTAGAGCATCTTATTACATGATGGGAGCAATGTTAGGGCGTTTTAAAAAATGTGTAATAGGTTTACCTGGTGGTTGTCCATTAGGGCCACGTCCAATTGATCAACATATTAAAGGTTTTAAAGCATTAGGAGCAGAAATAGATGAATCAAATGATACATCTATGAAAATTGAAGCTAAAGAACTACATGGTGCTAATATCTTCTTAGATATGGTTAGTGTAGGCGCAACAATCAACATTATGTTGGCAGCTGTTCATGCAACTGGTCAAACAGTCATTGAAAATGCAGCTAAAGAACCTGAAGTTGTAGATGTTGCTAATTTCTTGAACAGTCTTGGCGCAGATATTAAAGGGGCAGGGACAAGTACGTTAAAAATTAATGGTGTTGATAGCTTACATGGTTCTGAATATCAAATTATCCCTGATCGTATTGAAGCAGGGACATACATGTGTATAGCGGCAGCAGTTGGAGAAGAAATTACTATTAATAATATTGTTCCAAAACATGTTGAAGCACTTACTGTTAAATTAAAAGAACTTGGTGTAGACATTCAAGTAGATGGTGATGCTGAAAAAGCAATCATCAAACGCAAATCATCTTATAAAAATGTAGATATTAAAACATTAGTATACCCTGGGTTTGCAACAGATTTACAACAACCAATCACGCCTTTATTGTTTATGGCAGATGGCCCTTCATTTGTAACAGAAACAATATATCCTGCGCGATTTAGACATGTCGATGAGTTAAAAAATATGGGTGCTAATATTGAAGCCGATATGGAAACTGGAACTGCTACAATTAAACCATCATCACTTAATGGTGCTGAAGTATATGCAAGTGATTTGCGTGCAGGTGCATGTTTAATTATTGCAGGTCTTTTAGCTGAAGGCGTTACTACAATTTATAACGTTAGACATATTTATAGAGGCTATACTGACATTGTTAAGCATTTAAAAGAATTAGGTGCAAATATTTGGACTGAAGAAGTCTAAAGGTATTGATAAGTTAATATTGGCAGTTTCAACTCTCGACATATTAGCTTTTTCTGGTATAATAATTATATTAGATACTAATAAGATTTTGGCTTATAGATATCATTAAAGCCTATACAATGTTTATATTTATAAGCGATTTTTAGTACCTACAATCTAAAGAAGTTTTGAATAGAGGTGAAGACAATGGAAATCTGTCCATATCTTGAAGAAACCTTTAAAATTGTTGGTAGAAGTTGGAACGGTTTAATCATTAATTATCTATCACGATGCACTGATTATACTGCGCACTTTTCCGATATGAAAAGGGATTTAAAGACCATTACACCACGTGCATTAAGTATTAAATTAACTGATTTA contains the following coding sequences:
- a CDS encoding winged helix-turn-helix transcriptional regulator — encoded protein: MEICPYLEETFKIVGRSWNGLIINYLSRCTDYTAHFSDMKRDLKTITPRALSIKLTDLGEWGLVEKKVVSTSPVSIIYELTDKGKALAEALKPIEKWAQEHVTLEEEVKSK
- the coaW gene encoding type II pantothenate kinase; protein product: MKVGIDAGGTLIKIVQESQQGRSYETKLTTNISEVIAWLNANTFESISLTGGNAGVIAENLNVDATIFVEFDASSKGLGMLLKEQGHHIDEYIFANVGTGTSLHYFDGKQQRRVGGVGTGGGMIQGLGYLLSQITDYEALTNLAQSGDRDTIDLKVKHIYKDTEPPIPGELTAANFGNVLHNLDVDFSPANKLASVVGVVGEVITTMAITVARENKTENVVYIGSSFNNNPLLREVIEDYTVLRGFKPYYIENGAFSGALGAIYLN
- a CDS encoding CTP synthase; protein product: MTKFIFVTGGVVSSLGKGITAASLGRLLKDRGLKVTIQKFDPYLNVDPGTMSPYQHGEVFVTDDGAETDLDLGHYERFIDINLNKYSNVTAGKVYSHVLKKERRGDYLGGTVQVIPHITNEIKERLLLAGESTNADVVITEIGGTTGDIESLPFIEAIRQIRSDLGRENVMYVHCTLLPYIKAAGEMKTKPTQHSVKELRGLGIQPDLIVVRTEYEMTQDLKDKIALFCDINKESVIECRDASSLYEIPLQLSAQDMDDIVIKRLDLDAKYETQLDEWQYLLDTVNSLDGTITIGLVGKYVSLQDAYLSVVESLKHAGYPLKKDVVVKWIDSGEVNDNNVEDYLKDVDGILVPGGFGFRASEGKIAAIKYARENNVPYFGICLGMQLATVEFARNVLGLEGAHSAELNPSTPYPIIDLLPEQKDIEDLGGTLRLGLYPCKIKENTLAHQIYDAVNIEERHRHRYEFNNEFREQLEANGMVFSGTSPDGRLVEMVEIPENDFYIACQFHPEFLSRPNRPQPIFKSFVEAAYKHQNK
- a CDS encoding DUF2750 domain-containing protein — encoded protein: MSYKNEAYFKDVLINEVFYVANKNKKLVRLNSNNQDYVGVWTQEGQAEDYLKHASIDYDRVLKIDIDTFVTYELDDLFDEDDQVIINQTSQETGQIVKVVKMTDELMSELDKIRIKEFVKDVAKEDQVFGLSKHDENHFILISDDSEEKPQIMPVWSLKNRALKVRDEDFEECELIEIEGSVFSEWLDKLRDNDQVVAIDLKPGVVGTVISAQKLSNELTF
- the rpoE gene encoding DNA-directed RNA polymerase subunit delta, with the protein product MKIQDYTKEMVDEKSFIDMAYTLLNDKGATMNLYDIIDEFKDLGGYEFEEIENRVVQFYTDLNTDGRFLNVGENQWGLRDWYSVDDIEEKIAPTIQKFDILDDEDEEDKNLKLLGDDEMDDDDDIPAQTDDQETLDDPEDEQVEDEISESDLVIEDDEDDELDEEDEDEFED
- a CDS encoding DUF2529 family protein — translated: MSKILQTQLTGIFNRLEDQALDIQMAAQCLIQAIGGEGYVYIKGYGDLKFFEPFVIESEEHLKSSKLLSTLTTFDDIDSTDRVLLFSPYYTEEVAKDVQTLVDNDIDVVLICNRPKDSEIPKHFIHFINLATPRPIVYTEDYDKVVQPHTISFNYIYYEIYTQMIEMTRDLEL
- a CDS encoding UDP-N-acetylglucosamine 1-carboxyvinyltransferase; the encoded protein is MTQEVIKIRGGQTLKGDVTISGAKNSAVAIIPATLLAQGQVKLDGLPQISDVETLVSLLEDLNIKAHLNGKTLEVDTSEIENAPLPNNKVESLRASYYMMGAMLGRFKKCVIGLPGGCPLGPRPIDQHIKGFKALGAEIDESNDTSMKIEAKELHGANIFLDMVSVGATINIMLAAVHATGQTVIENAAKEPEVVDVANFLNSLGADIKGAGTSTLKINGVDSLHGSEYQIIPDRIEAGTYMCIAAAVGEEITINNIVPKHVEALTVKLKELGVDIQVDGDAEKAIIKRKSSYKNVDIKTLVYPGFATDLQQPITPLLFMADGPSFVTETIYPARFRHVDELKNMGANIEADMETGTATIKPSSLNGAEVYASDLRAGACLIIAGLLAEGVTTIYNVRHIYRGYTDIVKHLKELGANIWTEEV
- the fdaB gene encoding class IIb fructose-bisphosphate aldolase FdaB, with product MPLVSMKEMLIDAKENGYAVGQYNLNNLEFTQAILEASQEENAPVILGVSEGAARYMSGFYTVVKMVEGLIHDLNITVPVAIHLDHGSSFEKCKEAIDAGFTSVMIDASHSPFEENIEITSKVVEYAHQHGVSVEAELGTVGGQEDDVVGGIIYADPKECQELVERTGIDTLAPALGSVHGPYKGEPKLGFKEMEEIGASTGLPLVLHGGTGIPTKDIQKAIPYGTAKINVNTENQIASAKAVREVLNNDQDVYDPRKYLGPAREAIKETVKGKIREFGTSNRAK
- a CDS encoding GNAT family N-acetyltransferase, whose amino-acid sequence is MTIKKQFENITIQEFEEKYRQDVVNFELSERQQIYSSLPKSVLDDALTDENRVANIAINEYGDVVGFFVLHQYYQHEGYDTPENVVYVRSLSINEKFQGNGYGTTMMMYLPQYVQDLFPDFNHLYLVVDAENKGAWNVYERAGFMHTATKEEGPIGKERLYYLDLDSKHVSSLRLTENEASSISSYSVVDLLKDNQKVGFIALEKTDNRINIVAIEVYKEQRKEGIAESALRQIPTYVRKHFKQAKTIMITLFGENNELKSLCVNSGFVEIDQSDDLIIFEKYVNY